Below is a genomic region from Microbulbifer sp. ALW1.
ATGTGAAATCCCTCGGTGTGGACGCCATCTGGATCTCCCCCTTCTTCAAGTCACCCATGGTGGACTTCGGCTACGACGTGTCCGATTATCGCGATGTAGACCCGATCTTCGGCAATCTGGACGACTTCGACAAAGTGATCGAAAAAGCCCACGAACTGGGCCTTAAGGTGATCATCGACCAGATCCTGAGCCACACCTCTGACCTGCACCCCTGGTTCGAAGAGAGTCGCGCCAGCCGCGACAATGCCAAGGCCGACTGGTACGTATGGGCCGATGCCAAGGAAGATGGCAGCGCACCGAACAACTGGATGTCCAACTTCGGTGGCAGCGCCTGGCGCTGGTGCACCCGCCGCCGTCAGTACTACCTGACCAACTTTCTCAAGGAACAGCCGGACCTGAACCTGCACCATCCGGAAGTCCAGGAGCAGCTGCTGGCGGACCTGAAATTCTGGCTAGACCGTGGGGTCGACGGTTTCCGCCTGGACGCCATCAACCACGCCTTCCACAACCGCTCGCTGGAAAACAACCCGCCGCGCCCGGTGAAGCTGGATAAAAATGGCCTGCCGCCGGTAAACAGCTACGAGTACCAGTGGCACATTCACGACAAATCCCAGCCGGAAAACCTGGTGTTCCTGCAGCGCGTGCGCGCCTTGCTGGACGAGTACCCGGGCACCATGACCGTGGGCGAAGTGGGCGACGACAACACCCACAAGATCATGGCCGAGTACACTACGGAAAACCGCCTGCACATGGCCTATTCCTTTGACCTGCTGGCGGAAGACTGCAGCGCGCAGTTCCTGCGCGACACCCTGGAAAAGAACCGCCAGGTGATCGAGGAAGGCTGGCCCTGCTGGTCCATTTCCAACCACGACGTACCGCGCTCTTTCAGCCGCTGGAACAAGGGCTTCGACCCGGAAACCGCCCGCGCCCGTGCGCCGCTGTTCTTCCTGATGCAATTGATGCTGCGCGGCAGTGTGTGCATGTACCAGGGCGAGGAACTGGGCCTGCCGGAAGCAGAGGTGGCGTTTGAAGACCTGCAGGATCCCTACGGCATCAATTTATGGCCGGAATTCAAGGGCCGCGACGGCTGCCGTACCCCCATGCCCTGGTACAACGGTGGCGAAATCAATGCCGGCTTCTCCAAGGTAAAACCCTGGTTGCCGGTGGCGGAAGAACACTACCATCTGGCCGCCTCGGTACAGGAAGATGACCAGCACTCGATGCTGAACCGCTTCCGCGACCTGCTGAAGTGGCACGCGGATCTGCCAGCGGCACTGGCCACTGCCAGCCAGCGCATCCTGGATACCGCCAATGACCTGTTGGTGTTCGAGCGCGGCAATGAGGAAGGCGAAGGCTATTTCGTGGTACTGAACCTGGGCCATGAGGCGGCAAGCTTCAACCTGCCGGAAGAATTTACCGGCAGTGAAGACATCACACCCAG
It encodes:
- a CDS encoding alpha-amylase family glycosyl hydrolase — its product is MSGIHTDKSTGEWWRNGVIYQIYPRSFCDANGDGIGDLPGITQKLGYVKSLGVDAIWISPFFKSPMVDFGYDVSDYRDVDPIFGNLDDFDKVIEKAHELGLKVIIDQILSHTSDLHPWFEESRASRDNAKADWYVWADAKEDGSAPNNWMSNFGGSAWRWCTRRRQYYLTNFLKEQPDLNLHHPEVQEQLLADLKFWLDRGVDGFRLDAINHAFHNRSLENNPPRPVKLDKNGLPPVNSYEYQWHIHDKSQPENLVFLQRVRALLDEYPGTMTVGEVGDDNTHKIMAEYTTENRLHMAYSFDLLAEDCSAQFLRDTLEKNRQVIEEGWPCWSISNHDVPRSFSRWNKGFDPETARARAPLFFLMQLMLRGSVCMYQGEELGLPEAEVAFEDLQDPYGINLWPEFKGRDGCRTPMPWYNGGEINAGFSKVKPWLPVAEEHYHLAASVQEDDQHSMLNRFRDLLKWHADLPAALATASQRILDTANDLLVFERGNEEGEGYFVVLNLGHEAASFNLPEEFTGSEDITPSGFAGTVNGEKVELPVAAARVFYRK